A genome region from Oryzias latipes chromosome 2, ASM223467v1 includes the following:
- the LOC101160793 gene encoding transmembrane protein 198-B, whose protein sequence is METTLETLLLQPEQEPSPERLDGCERSAGHYKVVPSVVCSMCCLFGIIYCFFGYRCFKAVMFLTGLMFGSVVIFMLCYKERVLDTQLSVEASVGIGLGIGTLCGLVTMLVRSVGLFMVGLLLGLLVAVATLVGMEELSDSPPRSVWVPLGVLLGLGMLFAVLTLQWQRLFTTVSTAVFGAAVITVALDYFVELFALVLYMYERIKAESAKPVCWMTWVVLGVWPALTLLGVIIQWKVTAEGYSHTKVIISRQQRRMQVMRIRQRDDRYRNKKKKKHGSSASHPQQAKQVNAEPVYRRKPNPIRRYDTDVLSPSYIQSFRDRQVQGQPFPGRPVAGSHSVVEMGYDCGSTTPLTGAVGPPLRH, encoded by the exons ATGGAGACCACCCTGGAGACGCTGTTGCTCCAGCCTGAACAGGAACCGAGCCCCGAGCGTCTGGACGGTTGTGAGAGGTCAGCGGGACACTACAAGGTGGTTCCCTCCGTGGTGTGCTCCATGTGCTGCCTCTTTGGCATCATTTACTGCTTCTTCG GTTATCGCTGCTTCAAAGCAGTGATGTTCCTCACGGGGCTCATGTTCGGCTCCGTCGTCATCTTCATGCTGTGCTACAAGGAGCGCGTGCTGGACACCCAGCTGAGCGTGGAGGCCTCCGTGGGCATTGGCCTCGGTATCGGGACGCTCTGCGGCTTGGTCACCATGCTGGTCCGCAGCGTGGGTCTGTTCATGGTGGGCCTCTTGCTGGGACTGCTGGTGGCCGTGGCGACCCTGGTAGGCATGGAAGAGCTCTCCGACAGCCCGCCGCGCTCCGTCTGGGTGCCCCTTGGCGTGCTGCTTGGCCTGGGCATGCTGTTTGCCGTGTTGACCCTGCAGTGGCAGCGCCTTTTCACCACTGTGTCGACAGCGGTGTTCGGTGCAGCAGTCATCACGGTGGCTTTGGACTACTTTGTAGAGCTCTTTGCCCTCGTGCTCTACATGTACGAGCGGATTAAAGCAGAGTCTGCTAAGCCTGTGTGCTGGATGACATGGGTGGTGCTGGGGGTGTGGCCAGCCCTCACCCTGCTGGGTGTCATCATTCAGTGGAAAGTGACTGCTGAGGGGTACTCCCACACTAAGG TAATTATCAGTCGTCAACAACGCAGGATGCAGGTAATGCGGATTCGTCAGCGGGACGACCGCTACCgtaacaagaagaagaagaagcatggCTCTTCCGCCAGTCATCCTCAACAGGCAAAGCAAGTCAACGCAGAGCCGGTCTACCGTCGGAAACCTAACCCCATTCGTCGCTATGACACAGATGTCCTTTCGCCG AGCTACATCCAGAGTTTCCGAGACCGGCAAGTCCAGGGCCAGCCTTTTCCGGGCCGACCGGTTGCAGGCTCACACTCTGTTGTGGAGATGGGATACGACTGTGGCTCCACAACTCCTCTCACTGGAGCAGTGGGACCTCCTTTGCGGCACTGA